A part of Candidatus Krumholzibacteriia bacterium genomic DNA contains:
- a CDS encoding T9SS type A sorting domain-containing protein, with product MIECTNIWDPVEDAWAGGIAPQLGQNGNISVDPLFCDAPGGDFRLSSLSPCLDAPCGNMGAFGLGCYDDKPGIIGVNDVGNDQGRQVRLTWYRSNEDSIGGAVNGYAIYRRQDAYAASPAAIPSSGRELAALPGWDYVTTIPNRWDNVYQAVVPTLCDSTITAGECWSAFFVSALTPTGYYDSPVDSGYSKDNLAPPTPTSFAVSYNTGSGNRLVWDAVAANDWAGFRVYRGSTPGFTPSPVTLVQTTTQTTWDDPSYDGGDVQYRVTSFDIAGNESEPTSSTTVTVVGNTPQPLKLELGPNVPNPFNPSTTIPFTIPSAGRVTITIYNVSGARVRTLVNAEYQPGTHSAVWDGRNDAGATVGSGVYLARLAHAGAVQSRKMVVTK from the coding sequence TTGATCGAGTGCACCAACATCTGGGATCCAGTCGAGGACGCCTGGGCCGGTGGCATCGCGCCGCAACTCGGGCAGAACGGCAATATTTCTGTTGATCCGCTTTTTTGCGATGCACCTGGCGGGGACTTCCGGCTTTCCTCCCTTTCTCCCTGCCTGGACGCCCCGTGTGGCAACATGGGTGCCTTTGGGCTTGGGTGCTACGACGACAAGCCCGGCATCATCGGCGTCAACGACGTCGGGAACGATCAGGGGCGACAGGTGCGCCTGACCTGGTACCGGTCCAACGAGGACTCGATCGGCGGCGCAGTGAACGGCTACGCCATCTATCGCCGGCAGGACGCTTACGCCGCCTCGCCCGCGGCCATCCCGTCCAGCGGACGCGAGCTTGCTGCCCTCCCAGGCTGGGACTACGTCACCACCATCCCCAATCGCTGGGACAACGTCTACCAGGCCGTCGTCCCCACGCTGTGCGACTCCACCATCACCGCCGGCGAATGCTGGTCCGCGTTCTTCGTGTCGGCCCTCACGCCCACCGGGTACTACGACTCCCCGGTGGACAGCGGCTACTCCAAGGACAACCTCGCGCCGCCCACGCCGACGAGCTTCGCGGTGAGCTACAACACGGGCTCCGGGAACCGCCTGGTGTGGGATGCGGTTGCGGCGAACGACTGGGCGGGGTTTCGGGTGTACCGCGGATCAACACCGGGCTTCACGCCGTCACCAGTAACGCTGGTGCAAACGACCACGCAGACCACGTGGGACGATCCTTCATACGACGGAGGCGATGTCCAGTATCGGGTGACGTCCTTCGACATCGCGGGCAACGAGAGCGAGCCCACCAGTTCCACGACCGTTACGGTCGTGGGAAATACGCCACAGCCACTCAAACTCGAACTGGGTCCGAATGTCCCCAATCCGTTCAACCCATCAACGACAATCCCATTCACGATTCCCTCTGCGGGCCGGGTGACGATCACGATATACAACGTCTCAGGCGCGCGCGTGCGCACGCTGGTAAATGCGGAGTATCAACCGGGGACTCACTCGGCGGTGTGGGACGGCAGAAACGACGCTGGAGCAACGGTGGGATCGGGTGTATACCTCGCGCGCCTGGCGCACGCAGGCGCGGTTCAATCGCGGAAGATGGTCGTCACCAAGTAG